One genomic segment of Kordiimonas sp. SCSIO 12603 includes these proteins:
- the queC gene encoding 7-cyano-7-deazaguanine synthase QueC: protein MYEYKMSTKKKAVVLLSGGLDSATVVAIAKDQGFDVHALSFSYGQRHSVELTAADNVAKHLGVVEHKTANLDLRTFGGSALTDDIDVPKDREEETMEEDIPVTYVPARNTIFLSFALAYAEVVGAKDIFIGVNALDYSGYPDCRPEYIEAYQTMARLATKAGVTEEEQLHIRTPLLEMSKADIVTVGTKLGVDYAMTISCYDPNDKGEACGHCDSCILRKKGFREAELDDPTRYQA from the coding sequence ATTTACGAGTATAAGATGTCGACGAAGAAAAAAGCTGTAGTTCTGCTTTCCGGCGGGCTTGATAGCGCAACGGTTGTTGCAATCGCAAAAGATCAAGGGTTTGATGTACATGCCCTTTCCTTCAGTTATGGCCAGCGTCATAGCGTGGAATTAACTGCGGCTGATAATGTAGCAAAGCATCTGGGTGTGGTGGAACATAAAACCGCCAATCTTGATCTGCGCACCTTCGGTGGCAGTGCTCTCACAGATGATATCGATGTGCCGAAAGACCGCGAAGAAGAAACCATGGAAGAAGATATCCCGGTAACATACGTGCCGGCCCGTAATACCATCTTCTTGTCCTTCGCCCTTGCATACGCGGAAGTGGTTGGTGCCAAAGATATCTTCATCGGCGTAAACGCGCTTGATTACAGTGGGTATCCTGATTGCCGCCCGGAATATATTGAAGCGTACCAAACCATGGCGCGCCTTGCGACTAAAGCCGGCGTAACGGAAGAGGAACAACTTCATATCCGTACCCCGCTCCTTGAAATGAGCAAAGCAGATATCGTAACTGTCGGCACCAAGCTAGGTGTAGATTATGCCATGACCATCAGTTGTTATGACCCGAACGACAAAGGCGAAGCCTGCGGCCACTGTGACAGCTGCATCTTACGCAAAAAAGGCTTCCGCGAGGCGGAGCTGGACGACCCAACCCGCTATCAGGCATAA
- a CDS encoding GlxA family transcriptional regulator, with translation MTISSDVDIIPIGLLNYPGSQLSSLYGLTDLFGAANNIVLEQMPDTKRKFQVCHWLVNLETGELKCGYISEGQAPSQLSALIVPPRLSEDAANTPMDIQNDWIRAQHKGGALISSICAGAFVLAEAGLLKGRRATTHWILREEFLKAHPDVDLQIEKLLVEDGEIITAGGVMAWVDLGLRLIEQFMGAAVMLEVAKFFLVDPSGREQRYYSGFMPRFDHGDSAVLKVQHWLQAHYKETFSVKTLADMAELGERTFLRRFHKATTHKPTAYIQLLRVNKARGFLEQSVLPFNQIAWKVGYEDPSAFRKLFQKIVGLTPGEYKKRFAVG, from the coding sequence GTGACAATTAGTTCTGACGTAGACATTATCCCGATTGGGTTGTTGAATTATCCAGGTTCCCAGCTTTCTTCTCTGTATGGGCTTACTGACTTGTTCGGCGCCGCTAACAATATTGTTTTAGAACAAATGCCGGATACAAAACGGAAGTTTCAGGTCTGCCACTGGCTTGTCAATTTGGAAACAGGTGAGTTGAAGTGCGGTTATATATCTGAAGGGCAAGCCCCAAGTCAGTTATCAGCGCTTATTGTGCCGCCGCGATTGTCCGAAGATGCTGCCAATACACCGATGGATATACAGAATGACTGGATTAGAGCTCAGCATAAGGGGGGAGCGCTTATCAGTTCCATTTGTGCAGGGGCTTTTGTATTGGCGGAGGCAGGGTTACTGAAAGGCCGAAGAGCCACTACCCACTGGATTCTCAGAGAAGAGTTTTTGAAGGCACATCCTGATGTAGATCTGCAAATTGAGAAATTGCTGGTTGAGGATGGTGAGATAATCACGGCAGGCGGCGTGATGGCGTGGGTTGATCTTGGACTAAGGTTGATTGAGCAGTTTATGGGGGCTGCTGTTATGCTGGAAGTTGCCAAGTTCTTCCTTGTTGATCCATCAGGCCGAGAACAGCGCTATTATAGTGGCTTTATGCCACGATTTGATCACGGCGATTCAGCTGTGCTGAAAGTACAGCATTGGTTGCAGGCTCATTATAAGGAAACTTTTTCCGTGAAAACACTAGCTGATATGGCAGAGCTTGGGGAGCGTACATTTTTGCGCCGTTTTCATAAGGCTACTACACACAAACCAACTGCGTATATCCAGCTTTTGCGGGTGAACAAAGCACGCGGGTTTCTTGAGCAGTCTGTATTGCCATTTAACCAGATCGCCTGGAAGGTGGGATATGAAGACCCAAGCGCCTTCAGGAAACTGTTTCAGAAAATCGTTGGGCTTACACCAGGGGAATATAAAAAACGGTTTGCGGTAGGATAG
- the queE gene encoding 7-carboxy-7-deazaguanine synthase — protein MVYTVKEMFYTLQGEGAQAGKPAVFCRFAGCNLWTGLERDRPKAICQFCDTDFVGTDGEGGGKFKTPEELAQAVLNAWTGDKSGTPLVVCTGGEPLLQLDKPLVDAFHTLGIEIAVESNGTVEPPEGIDWLCISPKIGSELIVTKGQELKLVYPQDGGEPEQFEHMEFENFFLQPMDSPEQMENTARAVDYCKAHPKWRLSVQSHKYINIP, from the coding sequence ATGGTCTATACAGTCAAAGAAATGTTTTACACCCTGCAAGGGGAAGGCGCACAAGCAGGCAAGCCCGCTGTGTTCTGTCGTTTCGCTGGCTGTAATCTGTGGACAGGGCTTGAACGTGACCGCCCAAAAGCCATCTGCCAATTCTGCGATACGGATTTCGTAGGCACAGACGGTGAAGGCGGCGGTAAATTCAAAACACCAGAAGAGCTCGCCCAAGCTGTGCTTAACGCGTGGACAGGGGACAAGAGCGGTACACCACTTGTGGTTTGCACTGGCGGTGAACCCCTCCTCCAGCTTGATAAGCCGCTTGTGGATGCTTTCCATACGCTTGGTATTGAGATTGCGGTAGAGAGCAACGGCACCGTTGAACCGCCCGAAGGCATCGATTGGCTTTGTATCAGTCCTAAAATTGGCTCGGAGCTTATTGTAACCAAGGGTCAGGAACTTAAACTGGTTTACCCACAGGATGGCGGGGAGCCAGAGCAGTTCGAGCATATGGAATTCGAAAACTTCTTCCTGCAGCCTATGGATAGCCCTGAGCAGATGGAAAACACAGCCCGCGCTGTGGATTACTGTAAAGCTCACCCCAAGTGGCGCTTAAGTGTGCAGAGCCACAAATATATCAATATCCCTTAA
- a CDS encoding dicarboxylate/amino acid:cation symporter has translation MLKTWFEITLWKRILGALVLGAVVGSIWGEGAGSIRWIGDVFINLIRMIVVPLVFVTLVSGLIAMGDPKKLGSLGFKTLALYIGTTAFAIVIGLTMATIIEPGTGVSFAGAEPREIQAAQSLQERLIGIIPQNPVAALASGNMLSIIFFAIFFGAALLMVGEKGKPIASIIDAGSEVMLKMTHMVMEVAPFGVFALISFVVGNGGISQLLNVLPLVGAFIAGCALHLIITHGGLMKFVLKLSPVKFFKGAVDAQMVAFSTSSSSATLPVTMSVAENNMGIKPPVASSVLPLGSTINMDGTALYVGIVAVFAAQALGISLGLTEYALIALTTTLVSIGTAAVPSASLFLLAAVMDVIGVDGAQTAIIVGFLFPFDRPLDMMRTVVNVTGDLSVSTAVAKWEGEFDEEAFNADNVE, from the coding sequence ATGTTAAAAACTTGGTTCGAAATCACGCTCTGGAAGCGAATCTTAGGTGCTCTCGTACTTGGTGCGGTTGTTGGTAGCATCTGGGGTGAAGGTGCAGGCAGCATTCGCTGGATTGGTGATGTTTTCATCAACCTTATCCGCATGATTGTTGTACCACTGGTGTTCGTTACACTGGTATCCGGCCTTATCGCCATGGGTGACCCTAAGAAACTAGGCTCACTAGGCTTTAAAACGCTGGCGCTTTATATCGGCACCACCGCTTTTGCGATTGTTATTGGCCTAACAATGGCAACGATTATTGAACCAGGCACAGGTGTTAGCTTCGCAGGCGCTGAACCACGTGAGATTCAAGCAGCACAGTCCCTTCAGGAACGCCTGATTGGTATTATCCCTCAAAACCCGGTAGCAGCGCTTGCCAGCGGCAATATGCTTTCCATCATCTTCTTCGCTATCTTCTTTGGCGCCGCACTTCTGATGGTTGGCGAAAAAGGTAAACCTATTGCCAGCATTATTGATGCAGGCTCAGAGGTAATGCTGAAGATGACCCACATGGTAATGGAAGTAGCACCCTTTGGTGTATTTGCCCTTATCTCTTTCGTGGTCGGCAATGGCGGTATTAGCCAACTTCTAAACGTGCTGCCCCTTGTTGGCGCTTTTATAGCGGGATGCGCTTTACATCTGATTATTACCCACGGCGGCTTAATGAAGTTTGTGCTCAAACTTTCACCAGTGAAATTCTTCAAAGGCGCTGTTGATGCACAAATGGTTGCTTTTTCAACTTCATCCAGCTCTGCCACTCTTCCAGTAACCATGAGTGTTGCTGAAAACAACATGGGTATTAAGCCGCCTGTTGCTTCTTCAGTGCTACCACTTGGTTCCACTATCAATATGGATGGTACTGCGCTTTATGTTGGTATTGTTGCTGTATTTGCAGCGCAGGCGCTGGGGATCAGCCTCGGGCTAACTGAATATGCGCTTATCGCACTCACCACAACGCTTGTATCTATTGGTACAGCGGCTGTACCTTCTGCATCCCTCTTCCTGCTTGCAGCTGTGATGGATGTAATCGGTGTAGACGGCGCGCAAACTGCTATCATCGTTGGTTTCCTATTCCCCTTTGACCGCCCGCTCGATATGATGCGGACAGTTGTAAACGTAACAGGTGACTTGTCTGTATCCACCGCTGTAGCGAAATGGGAAGGCGAGTTTGACGAAGAAGCCTTTAACGCAGACAACGTAGAATAA
- a CDS encoding nuclear transport factor 2 family protein: MTEKEKQAVLDAVQIASEKWKNAFNSGNAASCAAAYEENAIMNAKPFGTFKGRSEIQAFWEKLIADGFSDVEYIEPELEVRDASSAVLKSGWRMNNAHGVITNELWVIQNDGTALLREDDFEAQG, translated from the coding sequence ATGACAGAAAAAGAAAAACAGGCAGTACTTGATGCCGTACAAATCGCCAGCGAAAAATGGAAAAATGCATTCAACAGCGGTAATGCAGCTAGTTGTGCCGCAGCTTACGAAGAAAATGCAATCATGAATGCCAAACCTTTCGGCACCTTCAAAGGCCGATCTGAAATTCAGGCTTTCTGGGAAAAGCTAATCGCAGACGGCTTTTCTGACGTTGAATATATTGAGCCCGAACTTGAAGTACGTGATGCATCATCCGCTGTCCTAAAGTCTGGCTGGCGTATGAACAATGCACATGGCGTTATAACCAATGAATTATGGGTGATTCAAAATGATGGCACAGCCCTTCTTCGAGAAGATGATTTTGAAGCACAGGGTTAA
- a CDS encoding outer membrane protein: protein MTKLKKVFSGVFLLAAASTAASAEDSNEKFFNGLYLGGDVGITDNGDLYYGGSLGYRVQTQNDYVFGVVGTYGALDISEDYILTGFPPINVAADDIWSVQGQIGKVFGTDKTDLIYIGGGYTKASATGTFLPPVTLPSISGSSSGYVASLGYEKALSPSLSVKLEANYVNLGERATIDGNSIDTGTKLDAGVFRAGFNFNF, encoded by the coding sequence ATGACAAAACTTAAAAAAGTTTTCTCAGGTGTTTTTTTATTAGCTGCAGCAAGCACTGCTGCCAGCGCAGAAGATAGCAACGAAAAATTCTTTAACGGCTTATACCTTGGTGGTGATGTAGGTATTACCGACAATGGTGATCTATACTATGGCGGCTCGCTCGGTTACCGCGTGCAAACTCAAAATGACTACGTATTTGGTGTGGTTGGTACCTATGGCGCCTTAGATATTTCCGAAGATTATATTCTTACGGGATTCCCTCCCATCAATGTTGCCGCCGATGATATCTGGTCCGTACAGGGTCAAATCGGCAAGGTTTTTGGTACTGATAAAACCGATCTCATCTATATTGGTGGCGGTTATACTAAAGCTTCGGCTACAGGTACCTTCCTCCCGCCCGTAACACTCCCATCCATTTCTGGCAGTTCTTCAGGGTATGTAGCGTCCCTTGGCTACGAAAAAGCCCTTAGCCCTTCCCTGTCAGTTAAACTTGAAGCCAATTATGTAAACCTCGGTGAACGTGCAACCATCGACGGTAATTCTATAGACACAGGCACCAAGTTAGATGCTGGTGTGTTTCGGGCGGGTTTCAATTTCAACTTCTAA
- the queF gene encoding preQ(1) synthase, whose protein sequence is MSKSIYEGLDQLGKQGAAPQNPEEAVLEYVENPRKGTNYLVRFTCPEFTSLCPVTGQPDFAHLVLDYVPDEKLVESKSLKLFLQSFRNHAAFHEDCTVGIAERLVEEMKPKWLRFGGYWYPRGGIPIDVFYQTGKAPEDVWVPEQGVPTYRGRG, encoded by the coding sequence ATGAGCAAGAGTATTTACGAAGGCCTCGATCAACTTGGAAAGCAAGGTGCCGCGCCGCAAAACCCTGAAGAAGCGGTTCTTGAGTATGTAGAAAACCCACGTAAAGGCACGAACTATCTGGTGCGTTTTACATGCCCTGAATTCACAAGCCTTTGCCCGGTGACAGGCCAACCGGATTTTGCCCACTTGGTTCTTGATTATGTGCCGGATGAAAAACTGGTTGAAAGCAAATCTTTGAAGCTTTTCCTGCAGTCTTTCCGTAATCACGCCGCTTTTCACGAAGATTGTACGGTAGGTATTGCAGAGCGCCTTGTGGAAGAAATGAAACCGAAATGGTTGCGCTTCGGCGGATATTGGTACCCACGTGGCGGTATTCCAATTGATGTTTTCTACCAGACAGGTAAAGCACCAGAAGATGTTTGGGTGCCAGAGCAAGGTGTACCTACATATCGTGGCCGTGGTTAG
- a CDS encoding S41 family peptidase, with product MLKFNTLKKALVASTMLAGAIVAPQVTADTLMIENPAISKKHIAFTYAGDLWIADRKGNNPRQITTHLANESAPHFSPDGKWIAFTSDRDGNADVYVVSTSGGAPKRLTWHPGADVVQDWSPDGKRILFTSRREMTSGRSAQAWEVSVDGGLPTKVMDAVVMAASWAGDGETLAYQPYNVAHRGSSGWRNHRGGSTPPIWIMKPNGDSYTEVPHVRAGDTNPVWAGGDVYFLSDRTGVRNIHKYDTGSGTVSQVSKEDTWDILDLDVHGDTLIYNAGGQLKTVSTKGKTTSISVDINPDLVETRVRWVNAMRGLEGASLSPTGKRALVSARGEIFTVPLKDGSTRNITGTSGARERDALWSPKGGEIAYTSDESGKQVLVIASQDGEGETRSLDLGDDSNDYYLEMWGGEGSHIIYRDHMLNIWAIDVESGERTKIDTDNYRNGANYSMTKDGRYMAYTKVTPAGMVDIYIHDFETGEKARVTDGMGYTGDVAFSHDGKHLFFTLSTNAGPSRSLGLDMSTQERPLRMGVYAAVLNADGKSPLLPKSDEEKVKEDKSDEAEKEDKAEKSEDDKAEKKDADKKKKKSGIDFDGLSDRIIALPVAEKSYYNLAAAADGSLYYLDAVQPGTAIGTNGRAERGASLVRFDFKSKKASKAMDGVQGFDLSHDGKTLLAMTTRGQLHTGKAGAKVKTKPLNTSDVKIRLNPREEWEQIFDETVRLERQYFYDPNSHGLDWDAVSARYKKLLPHVGRRADLNRLLVEMIAELQVGHNRTGGGDVHREQTVPVGLLGANLRNVDGRTIVDTIFDGENWNPFLDAPLAAPGIGVKEGDTIHAVNGVELDAKTNIFSLLENAVGKQVRLLVSSDGNADNAKTVTVVPTRNTAQIRHWAWVEGNRKKVDELSNGRLGYVYMPNTAGGGYTYFNRMFFPQIDKEGMLLDERQNGGGQAANYITDVLARQYLASWKDRAGLIYDTPGGAMYGPKVMLIDQDAGSGGDFLPYSFKRMGLGKLIGKTTWGGLIGIAANRGLIDGGFIVVPNFRFFNPDGEWAIENEGTAPDIDVTLDPVAVNRGEDTQLKRGVEELLKELETYKPIKQRTAPAYPTKLGG from the coding sequence ATGTTAAAATTCAACACGCTGAAAAAGGCGCTGGTCGCCAGTACAATGCTGGCAGGAGCGATTGTTGCACCACAAGTAACTGCAGATACTCTGATGATAGAGAACCCTGCTATTTCAAAGAAGCATATTGCTTTTACTTATGCAGGCGATCTTTGGATTGCAGACCGCAAGGGTAATAATCCTCGTCAGATTACCACACACTTGGCCAACGAATCTGCACCACATTTTTCACCTGACGGCAAATGGATTGCTTTTACAAGTGACCGTGATGGCAACGCAGATGTATATGTTGTTAGTACATCAGGCGGCGCACCAAAGCGCCTGACCTGGCATCCTGGCGCAGATGTTGTTCAGGATTGGTCTCCGGACGGGAAACGTATTCTGTTTACCAGCCGCAGGGAAATGACAAGTGGCCGTAGTGCTCAAGCTTGGGAAGTATCTGTGGATGGTGGCTTGCCAACTAAGGTAATGGATGCCGTTGTGATGGCAGCTAGTTGGGCCGGTGATGGTGAAACACTAGCGTACCAGCCTTATAACGTAGCACACAGAGGATCTAGCGGTTGGCGTAACCACAGAGGCGGTAGTACGCCTCCTATCTGGATTATGAAGCCGAATGGCGATAGTTACACTGAAGTGCCGCATGTACGTGCTGGTGATACAAACCCAGTATGGGCAGGTGGCGACGTTTATTTCCTCTCAGACCGGACAGGTGTTCGTAATATCCATAAATACGATACTGGCTCCGGTACAGTAAGCCAGGTATCAAAAGAAGATACATGGGATATCCTTGATCTGGATGTTCACGGTGATACACTAATTTATAACGCTGGCGGCCAGTTAAAGACTGTTTCAACTAAAGGTAAGACCACATCAATCAGCGTTGATATTAACCCTGATCTTGTTGAGACACGCGTGCGCTGGGTAAACGCAATGCGAGGCCTTGAAGGCGCAAGCCTTTCACCAACTGGCAAGCGTGCTTTGGTTTCCGCGCGCGGTGAAATTTTCACCGTTCCACTTAAAGACGGATCAACACGTAACATCACAGGAACTTCGGGTGCGCGCGAGCGTGATGCTTTGTGGTCTCCAAAAGGTGGTGAGATAGCCTATACAAGCGATGAAAGCGGTAAACAGGTATTGGTCATCGCCAGCCAGGATGGCGAAGGTGAAACTCGCTCACTGGATCTGGGTGATGACAGCAATGATTATTACCTTGAAATGTGGGGCGGTGAAGGCAGCCACATTATCTACCGTGATCATATGCTGAATATCTGGGCAATCGATGTAGAGTCTGGCGAGCGGACTAAGATCGATACTGATAATTACCGTAACGGTGCAAATTATAGCATGACTAAAGATGGTCGCTATATGGCTTATACCAAGGTAACACCGGCTGGTATGGTCGATATCTATATTCATGATTTCGAGACTGGTGAAAAAGCGCGTGTTACCGACGGTATGGGATATACAGGCGATGTCGCTTTCTCTCATGACGGTAAACATCTGTTCTTCACACTGTCTACAAATGCTGGTCCAAGCAGAAGCTTGGGGCTTGATATGTCAACGCAGGAACGACCTCTGCGTATGGGCGTGTATGCTGCAGTTCTAAATGCTGACGGTAAGTCGCCGCTTCTTCCAAAATCTGATGAAGAGAAAGTGAAGGAAGACAAATCTGACGAGGCAGAAAAAGAAGATAAAGCTGAGAAGTCCGAGGACGATAAAGCAGAGAAAAAAGACGCTGACAAAAAGAAGAAAAAATCCGGTATAGATTTTGATGGTTTGTCAGACCGCATTATCGCACTGCCAGTTGCTGAGAAGTCATACTACAACCTTGCTGCTGCGGCAGACGGTAGCCTCTATTATCTGGATGCAGTTCAGCCGGGAACAGCTATTGGCACTAATGGCCGTGCTGAGCGCGGTGCCAGCTTGGTTCGCTTTGATTTTAAATCAAAGAAAGCGTCTAAAGCAATGGACGGCGTGCAGGGTTTTGATCTCAGCCATGACGGTAAAACGCTGCTTGCTATGACCACGCGCGGTCAGCTTCACACGGGTAAGGCCGGTGCTAAAGTGAAGACCAAGCCGCTTAATACTTCAGACGTGAAGATACGCCTCAATCCACGTGAGGAATGGGAGCAAATCTTTGATGAAACTGTGCGTTTGGAACGTCAGTATTTCTATGATCCGAATAGCCATGGTTTGGATTGGGATGCGGTTTCTGCACGCTATAAGAAACTGCTACCTCATGTTGGACGCCGGGCGGATCTGAACCGTCTGCTCGTTGAAATGATTGCTGAGCTTCAGGTTGGCCATAACCGTACGGGCGGTGGTGATGTTCACAGAGAGCAAACCGTACCTGTCGGGCTTTTGGGTGCCAACCTGCGCAATGTGGATGGCCGCACCATTGTAGATACTATCTTTGATGGTGAAAACTGGAACCCGTTCCTTGATGCGCCGCTTGCGGCTCCTGGTATTGGTGTGAAAGAGGGCGATACTATTCACGCGGTTAATGGTGTTGAGCTTGACGCAAAGACCAATATCTTCAGCCTTCTTGAAAATGCTGTTGGTAAGCAGGTTCGTTTGCTTGTATCCAGCGACGGCAATGCTGACAATGCGAAAACTGTGACTGTTGTGCCTACGCGTAACACTGCGCAAATTCGTCACTGGGCATGGGTTGAAGGCAACCGTAAGAAAGTAGATGAACTTTCAAATGGTCGCCTCGGTTATGTTTATATGCCTAACACTGCAGGCGGTGGTTACACCTACTTCAACCGGATGTTCTTCCCGCAGATTGACAAAGAAGGCATGCTACTTGATGAACGCCAAAATGGTGGTGGTCAGGCTGCTAACTACATCACTGATGTTCTGGCGCGCCAATATCTTGCAAGCTGGAAGGATCGTGCAGGTTTGATCTATGATACACCGGGTGGCGCAATGTACGGGCCTAAAGTGATGTTGATCGACCAAGACGCAGGTTCTGGTGGTGACTTCCTACCATATAGCTTTAAGCGCATGGGGCTAGGTAAGCTGATTGGTAAAACCACTTGGGGTGGTCTAATCGGTATTGCTGCTAACCGTGGTTTGATTGATGGTGGTTTTATCGTGGTACCAAACTTCCGTTTCTTCAACCCCGATGGGGAATGGGCGATTGAGAATGAAGGTACTGCACCGGACATTGATGTAACGCTCGATCCTGTAGCCGTGAACCGCGGTGAAGATACGCAGCTGAAGCGTGGTGTCGAAGAGCTGCTTAAGGAACTTGAAACATACAAGCCTATCAAACAGCGTACTGCACCAGCTTATCCAACTAAGCTTGGTGGCTAA
- the hspQ gene encoding heat shock protein HspQ, whose protein sequence is MENTETKTARFAPGTIIIHKKYGYRGLIFDVDAVYSQSPEWYETNVPTTTPKDRPWYHVLVDGEPHTTYVAEENLLHFDDAEEFEHPLLSVLFRVNRQGDMASRMIIN, encoded by the coding sequence ATGGAAAACACAGAGACAAAAACAGCAAGATTTGCCCCGGGAACAATCATTATCCACAAGAAATATGGATACCGTGGTCTTATTTTCGATGTAGATGCCGTCTATAGCCAATCTCCTGAATGGTACGAAACCAACGTTCCAACCACCACACCAAAAGACCGTCCATGGTATCATGTGTTGGTGGATGGTGAGCCTCACACCACATATGTTGCAGAAGAAAACCTCCTGCATTTTGATGACGCAGAAGAATTTGAACATCCGCTCCTAAGCGTGCTGTTCAGGGTTAATCGGCAAGGCGATATGGCCAGCCGAATGATCATTAACTAG
- a CDS encoding OmpA family protein, protein MRKILLPLLASTMSISAFAEEDNHFYAGVEFGISTALKSNLTGEDLTLRADKHWGRNGGLFIGKKIDKTRFEFEYMIRSNTVDSFVVEDSNLPAFPERRQLNGAGRQKTSSLMVNAWRTFATWHKWDLDAGFGFGVARTRLDNIRQGANNFVDGSDWAPAVQAMVQASYPMGKGANFSLGYRLFRAFKAEYDTPNGEFSHRARSNEFFARLSWKFGSSSSAPRTKPATAAPVAQPAAPAPTPVETKPVTQVPEKPLTAPKPAELPLPGPYIVYFDFDKSNVSARGMSTISEAAEAFRNFKAVEIKTTGKADRAGNSAYNVKLAERRTAAVRAALIREGVPANKIDVRSTGENEPRVPTADGVREQENRVVVIVLVR, encoded by the coding sequence ATGCGCAAAATCCTGCTGCCTTTGCTGGCTTCCACAATGAGCATTTCAGCTTTTGCTGAAGAAGATAACCACTTTTATGCAGGTGTAGAATTTGGTATTTCCACCGCGCTTAAAAGTAACCTAACAGGTGAAGACCTTACTCTCCGTGCAGACAAGCACTGGGGTCGTAACGGTGGTCTGTTTATCGGTAAAAAAATCGATAAAACACGGTTCGAGTTCGAATATATGATCCGCAGCAATACTGTGGACTCATTTGTGGTTGAAGATTCTAATCTTCCTGCCTTCCCTGAGCGTCGTCAGCTGAATGGTGCTGGCCGCCAGAAAACATCAAGCCTCATGGTTAATGCATGGCGCACTTTTGCAACGTGGCATAAATGGGACTTAGACGCAGGCTTCGGTTTCGGTGTGGCTAGAACTCGCCTGGATAATATTCGCCAAGGCGCTAATAATTTTGTTGATGGTAGCGACTGGGCTCCAGCTGTTCAGGCAATGGTTCAAGCTTCTTACCCTATGGGTAAAGGTGCGAACTTCTCACTTGGTTACCGCCTATTCCGCGCGTTTAAAGCAGAATATGACACACCAAACGGTGAATTTTCGCACCGTGCTCGCAGCAATGAATTCTTTGCTCGCCTTAGCTGGAAGTTTGGTAGTAGCTCATCCGCGCCAAGAACAAAGCCCGCAACTGCAGCTCCTGTAGCACAGCCGGCTGCACCTGCTCCAACACCAGTTGAAACTAAGCCCGTTACACAAGTACCAGAAAAGCCGCTGACAGCACCAAAACCTGCTGAACTACCGCTTCCTGGTCCATATATTGTTTACTTTGATTTCGATAAATCAAACGTATCAGCACGCGGCATGAGCACAATCTCGGAAGCAGCCGAAGCTTTCCGTAACTTTAAAGCTGTAGAGATCAAAACAACAGGTAAAGCAGACCGCGCAGGTAATTCAGCATATAATGTGAAGCTTGCTGAACGCCGCACAGCAGCTGTTCGCGCAGCTCTTATCCGTGAGGGTGTACCTGCGAATAAGATTGACGTTCGTTCAACAGGCGAAAACGAACCACGTGTACCAACTGCTGACGGTGTGCGTGAGCAGGAAAACCGTGTTGTAGTGATCGTACTTGTTCGCTAA
- a CDS encoding alpha/beta fold hydrolase, whose protein sequence is MRNGPVQHFVDVDGARLNVWEWQGEGDPVVLLHATGFHSRCWDYVAEQLPDQHIYVVDLRFHGESSKEGKVDWPTMADDIKGVLEKLDIKNAVLSGHSIGGYLATVAAADMPERVKELVLLDPVIMSRTMYKILGLANGFMKPEKHPVSRRRTEWDSSESMYQRYKKRAPFKYWEDRVLKDYCAHALLGPDEKGVYKLACSPLHEVQIYLNHNGKVIHNALGRVKAPATILRARTAGLFGNPLSFSVSPTWSKLSDAFQTGRDVHLTDLSHFIPMEAPDLVVNYIKEAIEGDWHR, encoded by the coding sequence ATGAGAAACGGGCCAGTTCAGCATTTTGTTGATGTGGATGGAGCACGCCTGAATGTTTGGGAATGGCAGGGCGAGGGCGATCCTGTTGTTCTTTTGCACGCTACCGGCTTTCACAGCCGCTGTTGGGATTATGTTGCTGAGCAACTTCCAGACCAGCATATTTATGTGGTTGATCTCCGTTTTCATGGTGAAAGCTCAAAGGAAGGCAAGGTTGATTGGCCGACAATGGCTGACGATATCAAGGGCGTATTGGAAAAACTGGATATAAAGAATGCCGTACTTAGTGGCCACTCTATTGGTGGATATTTAGCGACAGTGGCTGCCGCTGATATGCCAGAACGAGTGAAGGAGCTTGTTCTGCTTGATCCAGTTATCATGTCGCGGACTATGTATAAAATACTGGGATTAGCGAACGGTTTCATGAAGCCAGAGAAACACCCTGTCAGCCGTAGGCGTACAGAATGGGACAGCTCAGAATCCATGTATCAGCGCTATAAAAAGCGCGCACCCTTTAAATACTGGGAAGACAGAGTTCTTAAAGATTACTGCGCACACGCTCTGTTAGGTCCTGATGAAAAAGGCGTTTATAAACTTGCTTGTTCTCCTCTGCATGAAGTGCAGATCTATTTGAACCATAATGGGAAAGTAATTCATAATGCGCTTGGGCGAGTAAAAGCCCCGGCAACTATACTGCGCGCCCGTACCGCTGGTTTGTTTGGTAACCCACTTTCGTTTTCAGTGTCTCCCACATGGTCCAAGCTATCAGATGCTTTTCAAACTGGGCGAGATGTGCATTTAACTGATTTATCCCACTTTATTCCTATGGAAGCCCCTGATTTGGTGGTGAATTACATCAAGGAAGCCATTGAGGGCGATTGGCATAGGTAA